One Falco naumanni isolate bFalNau1 chromosome 12, bFalNau1.pat, whole genome shotgun sequence genomic region harbors:
- the PFN3 gene encoding LOW QUALITY PROTEIN: profilin-3 (The sequence of the model RefSeq protein was modified relative to this genomic sequence to represent the inferred CDS: inserted 3 bases in 2 codons), with protein MGCWKYYVSGIPAGRNADDGAVXGASGSKCVWVGKPGGLLAAISPQEGGLITSQDQKMFLLTGITVAGKKCGVICDSLLVDEGNVLDVRSKGSDSRSICIGKTPKAXLMGEKGVHGGALNQKVHDMIVGMKA; from the exons ATGGGTTGCTGGAAGTACTATGTCAGTGGCATCCCGGCGGGCAGGAACGCTGATGATGGGGCTGT TGGGGCCTCTGGCAGCAAGTGTGTGTGGGTGGGCAAGCCAGGGGGGCTCCTCGCAGCCATCTCGCCTCAAGAAGGGGGCTTGATCACAAGTCAGGATCAGAAAATGTTCCTGCTAACGGGAATCACTGTAGCTGGCAAAAAGTGTGGTGTGATTTGTGACAGCCTGCTGGTGGATGAAGGCAACGTGCTGGATGTCAGAAGCAAAGGCAGTGACAGCAGATCCATCTGTATTGGCAAGACCCCCAAAG TACTCATGGGTGAGAAGGGAGTCCATGGAGGAGCCCTCAATCAAAAGGTTCACGATATGATTGTGGGCATGAAAGCATGA
- the LOC121096170 gene encoding mitochondrial amidoxime reducing component 2-like: MSGARGALGPWLRPRPGWLWGAAALAALGALLGAWRWAGGRRRARRRLQRVGTVLNLFVYPVKSCRGMAVARAQVTPMGLRSGELRDRFWLVTKEDGHMVTARQEPRLVLVSVGCEDGHLTLEAPEMQRLCVPVKVPRKNRVLNCRVFGLDIQGRDCGDEVAQWITTFLNSEPYRLVHFEPSMVPRKSKDVIKLFRNTDEVAYPDCSPVLILSEASLDDLNARLEKKVKIQNFRPNILVTDCGAFEEDTWEDILIGDVEMKGTVCCARCILTTVNPDTGVLDRKEPLETLKSYRLCDPSEQHIYKSSPLFGRYFAVDRTGTIRVGDPVYKMVQ; this comes from the exons ATgagcggggcgcggggcgcgcTGGGCCCGTGGCTGCGGCCGCGGCCGGGCTGGCTgtggggggcggcggcgctggcggcGCTGGGCGCCTTGCTGGGGGCCTGGCGCTGGGCCGGCGGGCGGAGGCGGGCGCGCCGCCGCCTGCAGCGGGTGGGGACGGTGTTGAACCTCTTCGTGTACCCGGTGAAGTCGTGCCGGGGGATGGCGGTGGCGCGGGCGCAGGTGACGCCGATGGGGCTGCGCAGCGGGGAGCTGCGGGACAG GTTTTGGCTTGTGACGAAGGAAGATGGGCACATGGTCACCGCTCGCCAGGAGCCGCGGCTGGTCCTCGTTTCTGTCGGCTGTGAAGATGGGCACTTGACCTTGGAGGCCCCCGAAATGCAGAGGCTGTGCGTGCCCGTGAAGGTCCCCAGGAAGAATCGCGTGCTGAACTGCAG GGTGTTTGGACTGGATATCCAAGGCAGGGACTGCGGAGATGAAGTGGCTCAGTGGATCACCACTTTCCTGAATTCAGAGCCGTATCGACTGGTGCACTTTGAGCCCTCCATGGTGCCAAGAAAGTCAAAGGACGTAATAAAACTTTTCCGAAACACAGATGAG GTTGCCTATCCTGACTGTAGCCCAGTCTTGATCCTCTCAGAAGCTTCACTGGACGATTTAAATGCCAGGCTGGAGAAGAAGGTTAAGATACAGAACTTCAGGCCAAATATTCTTGTGACAGATTGCGGTGCTTTTGAGGAG GACACCTGGGAGGACATTCTCATTGGTGATGTGGAGATGAAAGGGACGGTGTGTTGTGCCAG GTGTATTTTAACAACTGTTAACCCAGACACTGGGGTCCTGGACAGGAAGGAGCCtctggaaacactgaaaag TTACCGCTTATGTGATCCATCTGAGCAACACATATACAAATCCAGCCCTCTCTTTGGGAGGTACTTTGCTGTTGACAGAACTGGAACGATTCGAGTTGGCGACCCTGTGTACAAGATGGTCCAGTAA